One region of Eupeodes corollae chromosome 1, idEupCoro1.1, whole genome shotgun sequence genomic DNA includes:
- the LOC129938700 gene encoding lysosome-associated membrane glycoprotein 1, with the protein MFRNKFIVICCLLVAGGASLINGQPQPMIPKDGINSIPALAKKLAAAENITAPLTTTVTPTTTTSAPTTSTTTTTTTTTTPKPETTTVGPVTTPAPNPVPIPEPPMGRWNSTCILIQMATQLNFTYETADNKTARAIYNIPATATLHDVNCESNNTQEIVLNWGPEKAIHSMAIYFERNSSNVNVHTIMVSLPIDSEEFVNPKANQSVQLIYRGDIFEAPSQMSYHCTRPQYFNLTEAINENAVIGTIRLSDVQMEAFRKENTTSFSTARDCDSSETPDIVPIAVGIALVALILIVLVSYLCARRRSTARGYMSF; encoded by the exons GTCAACCGCAACCCATGATACCAAAAGATGGCATCAATTCGATCCCTGCCCTTGCTAAAAAATTAGCCGCTGCTGAAAATATAACTGCTCCCCTTACAACAACAGTAACCCCAACGACTACTACTTCGGCTCCTACTACatcaaccacaacaacaacaacgacaacaacaacacctaAGCCAGAGACAACAACAGTTGGACCAGTAACAACACCAGCACCAAATCCAGTTCCAATTCCAGAACCACCAATGGGCAGGTGGAATTCAACAtgcattttaattcaaatggcTACCCAATTGAACTTTACCTACGAAACAGCAG ATAACAAAACCGCGAGAGCTATTTACAATATTCCAGCAACTGCAACTCTTCATGATGTCAACTGTGAATCAAATAACACTCAGGAAATCGTCCTTAACTGGGGACCCGAGAAGGCTATTCACTCGATGGCCATCTACTTCGAACGCAACAGTTCCAATGTCAATGTCCACACAATCATGGTCAGTCTGCCAATTGATTCTGAAGAATTCGTTAATCCCAAGG CAAATCAATCTGTCCAATTGATCTACCGTGGAGACATCTTTGAAGCACCTTCCCAAATGTCCTACCATTGCACTCGGCCACAATACTTCAATTTGACGGAGGCTATCAATGAAAATGCTGTCATCGGTACCATCCGACTTTCTGATGTCCAAATGGAAGCCTTCCGCAAAGAGAATACCACTTCATTCTCAACAGCTCGTGACTGTGATAGTTCAGAAACCCCAGACATTGTTCCAATTGCTGTGGGCATTGCATTAGTTGCTCTTATTTTGATCGTTTTGGTCTCATACTTGTGCGCTCGTCGTCGTTCCACTGCTCGTGGTTATATGAGTTTTTAG